From Anopheles funestus chromosome 3RL, idAnoFuneDA-416_04, whole genome shotgun sequence, a single genomic window includes:
- the LOC125768539 gene encoding uncharacterized protein LOC125768539 gives MYSSSTMLKYLTLASVIATALCASAGVRGAVKHEPSGGELSVLQKVYDDCQDKQDFTGCLKGKALTAISRAIDMESIPLLDGIALVKQDKAENVTVPLLSDARSMSGLSTIDRSLLDKVEQFLRTHVVRFDMRQQEGARGNKQNKHHRYLIAAFLTAMGIAGPIGLKALAAIAGKALVISKVALTIAGILALKKIFAHDHHEETSFQVHASGHDNRRTAYVMRPSKAAAPASVDPYRYYYEQQQQQPQQQYAAQM, from the exons ATGTACAGCAGTAGCACGATGTTGAAGTATCTGACGCTTGCCTCAGTCATCGCCACGGCCCTCTGCGCTAGTGCCGGTGTTCGCGGTGCGGTTAAACACGAACCAAGCGGAGGAGAGCTGAGCGTGCTGCAGAAGGTGTACGATGATTGCCAGGATAAGCAGGATTTCACCGGCTGTCTCAAGGGCAAGGCCTTGACCGCCATCTCCCGTGCTATTGATATG GAATCCATCCCACTGCTCGATGGAATCGCCCTGGTGAAGCAGGATAAGGCCGAAAACGTCACCGTACCGCTGCTGAGCGATGCCCGTTCGATGAGCGGCCTGAGCACCATCGATCGTTCGCTGCTGGACAAGGTGGAGCAGTTCCTGCGCACCCATGTCGTCCGTTTCGATATGCGCCAACAGGAGGGAGCCCGTGGCAACAAGCAGAACAAGCATCACCGCTATCTGATCGCTGCCTTCCTGACCGCCATGGGTATCGCTGGTCCGATCGGTCTGAAGGCGCTCGCTGCCATCGCCGGTAAGGCACTCGTCATCTCGAAGGTGGCCCTCACCATCGCCGGTATTTTGGCGCTGAAGAAAATCTTCGCCCACGATCACCACGAGGAGACGAGCTTCCAGGTGCACGCATCCGGACACGATAACCG ACGAACTGCCTACGTGATGCGCCCCTCGAAGGCGGCCGCCCCGGCCAGCGTTGATCCCTACCGGTACTACTacgaacaacagcagcagcagcctcAGCAGCAGTATGCTGCCCAGATGTAA
- the LOC125768528 gene encoding ubiquitin-protein ligase E3B, translated as MFGRTETNKDSFLVQTKAAREERANERAQEERRDRSILLLQRNIRGWLARTKFRQTILTEFDELLPPVTNVGKPIDLKPSLAVYCAASHFLLQWKADTAAPESAQHRERLERLCRYLVASLESDSPKTSYIGVAFNKELSLAWIRHIKKLLYRCCTAIELLKPEVHSDSISLALYLHTLVAFTSINSWALLRNKSLAGLKPGMMQLCANVMGDLVQKGFYLTLRQVLVKGTCRPVVNLKPISLTALVTLALRPLVSSGYSENLLSQFLVQILSVPGMIAQLEQLTPECLVSIQSHGTLEKTLDLLAGEQSTKFVVASLQNSNLLALLANVVQLYYLEPPENAAKLAYPAFTFVVTQLLNGILNSLSQAGGAFTQWHELLGWFSPGKDRLQHENLPLIKKQIHLLWNHRIVKLLLGDNLKELAVGYETIDYPIPTGNSTGNLLKRALTFERSSMKGQPNKAGKTYRKLGSAEVSRVALTCSMYHAALSALSQLRLDILSGLCYNDTVLHDLWLLLGSIGPNCGLKGFIELLQVSQTNYAPPLLLLSLFCDCMTHYVTILDDLEMYEQQTPFTLNDYIVLSHFLNTFLYRTIQDQILDAKTATSAPLFVSIHTLLLCLYRRDCRRQFAPPNHWLIRDIRPSHFLADLEKGKKHTQILLQKMPHIIPHEDRVQLFRKFVQNEKAVLGLTESACASPSSALVTVHRDRIVEDGYRQLAALPPHGLKGVIRVRFINQQGLDEAGIDQDGVFKEFLEETIKRVFDPSLNLFKTTTEQRLYPSPTSHMQENHLALFEFVGRMLGKAVYEGIVVDVPFASFFLSQVLGQTQQALYSCMDELPSLDKELYRSLTFIKHYQGDVADLDLTFSVDEDVMGKIVTHELHPGGKARAVNNDNKINYIHYMAYFRMHTQIRDQTAAFIRGFRCIVNPDWLALFSTPELQRLISGDTSPLDLKDLRKHTQYYGGFHDGHRVVGWLWDILAKDFTEEEKKLFLKFVTSCSKPPLLGFAHLEPPFSIRCVEVGDDEDIGDTVGSVIRGFFTIRKKDPLNRLPTSSTCFNLLKLPNYQKKSMLRDKLRYAISSNTGFELS; from the exons ATGTTCGGGCGTACCGAAACGAATAAGGACAGTTTTCTCGTCCAGACGAAAGCGGCGCGGGAAGAGCGTGCCAATGAACGGGCACAGGAAGAACGGCGGGACCGTTCAATATTGCTGCTACAGCGTAATATCCGCGGATGGTTGGCAAGGACCAAATTTCGCCAGACAATTCT AACTGAATTCGACGAACTGCTTCCACCGGTCACGAACGTTGGTAAACCGATCGACCTTAAACCGAGCCTTGCCGTTTACTGTGCCGCAAGCCATTTTCTGCTGCAATGGAAAGCGGATACGGCCGCACCCGAGTCAGCACAGCACCGGGAGCGGTTGGAACGTTTGTGCCGGTATTTGGTCGCAAGCCTCGAATCGGATTCACCCAAAACCAGCTACATTGGCGTGGCGTTCAACAAAGAGCTAAGCTTAGCTTGGATACGCCACATTAAGAAGCTGCTGTATCGATGCTGCACGGCGATCGAGCTTCTAAAGCCCGAGGTGCATAGCGATAGCATATCATTGGCCTTATATTTGCACACGCTGGTCGCGTTTACGTCGATCAACAGTTGGGCACTGTTGCGCAATAAATCGTTGGCCGGGTTAAAGCCCGGTATGATGCAGCTGTGCGCGAACGTGATGGGTGATCTCGTACAGAAAGGGTTCTACCTAACATTGCGCCAAGTGCTCGTGAAAGGCACCTGTCGGCCGGTAGTGAATCTAAAACCCATTTCACTCACAGCACTAGTGACGCTCGCCCTACGACCGCTCGTTTCGTCCGGGTACAGTGAGAATCTACTCAGCCAGTTCCTGGTGCAGATCCTTTCCGTACCCGGTATGATCGCACAGCTCGAACAGTTAACGCCCGAATGTCTCGTAAGCATTCAATCGCATGGAACGCTGGAAAAAACGCTCGATCTGCTGGCCGGTGAACAATCGACCAAGTTCGTGGTGGCCAGCCTGCAGAATAGCAATCTGCTTGCGCTGCTCGCAAACGTGGTGCAGCTGTACTATCTGGAACCGCCGGAAAATGCGGCCAAACTGGCCTATCCTGCTTTTACGTTCGTTGTGACGCAGTTGCTGAACGGTATACTGAACAGCTTGAGCCAAGCCGGTGGTGCCTTCACGCAGTGGCATGAACTGTTGGGATGGTTTTCACCCGGGAAAGATCGTTTGCAGCACGAAAATTTGCCGCTGATCAAGAAACAGATCCATCTGCTGTGGAACCATCGGATCGTGAAGCTGTTGCTGGGGGATAATCTGAAGGAGCTGGCAGTTGGGTACGAGACGATCGATTATCCCATCCCGACCGGTAACAGTACGGGGAATCTGTTGAAGCGTGCGCTTACCTTTGAGCGTAGTTCGATGAAAGGGCAACCGAATAAGGCGGGCAAAACGTACCGGAAGCTGGGCTCGGCTGAAGTTTCCCGTGTGGCACTAACTTGTTCGATGTATCACGCTGCACTGAGTGCGCTGTCGCAGTTACGGTTGGACATTCTTTCCG GTCTTTGCTACAACGATACGGTACTGCACGATCTTTGGCTGCTGCTCGGATCGATCGGTCCAAACTGTGGTTTGAAGGGCTTCATCGAGCTGCTGCAAGTTAGCCAAACGAATTATGCACCACCGTTGCTGCTTCTATCACTGTTTTGTGACTGCATGACCCACTACGTAAC TATTTTAGATGATTTGGAAATGTACGAACAGCAGACACCGTTTACACTGAACGATTATATTGTGCTGTCACACTTTCTGAACACATTCCTGTACCGGACCATCCAGGATCAGATACTGGACGCGAAGACGGCAACAAGTGCACCCCTGTTCGTGTCGATACACACGCTGCTGTTGTGCCTTTACCGGCGTGACTGTCGACGGCAGTTTGCACCACCGAACCATTGGCTAATCCGTGACATTAGGCCTTCGCACTTTCTAGCCGATCTGGAGAAGGGTAAAAAGCATACGCAGATTTTACTGCAAAAAATGCCACACATTATTCCGCACGAGGACCGGGTgcagctgttccggaagtttGTACAGAACGAAAAAGCTGTACTAGGATTGACGGAATCGGCCTGCGCATCACCGAGCTCCGCCCTGGTTACCGTCCATCGGGATCGTATCGTGGAGGATGGTTATCGGCAGCTGGCCGCATTACCACCGCACGGCTTGAAAGGTGTCATTCGGGTACGGTTCATTAATCAGCAGGGATTGGATGAGGCGGGTATCGATCAGGATGGTGTGTTTAAGGAATTTTTAGAAGAAACCATCAAACGGGTATTTGATCCATCGCTGAATCTGTTCAAAACGACCACGGAACAACGGCTCTATCCATCGCCCACCTCACACATGCAGGAAAACCATCTGGCATTGTTTGAATTTGTGGGCCGTATGTTGGGCAAGGCGGTATACGAGGGCATCGTAGTGGATGTACCATTTGCCTCGTTCTTTCTGTCGCAAGTGCTCGGCCAGACGCAGCAAGCGTTGTACAGCTGCATGGATGAGTTGCCATCGCTCGACAAGGAACTGTACCGTAGCTTAACGTTTATCAAACACTATCAGGGCGATGTGGCGGATCTGGATTTAACCTTCAGCGTGGACGAAGATGTGATGGGAAAGATAGTGACCCACGAGCTCCATCCGGGCGGTAAAGCACGGGCGGTTAATAACGATAATAA aATTAATTACATCCACTACATGGCTTACTTCCGTATGCACACACAGATCCGTGACCAAACGGCCGCCTTTATACGCGGATTTCGTTGCATCGTTAATCCGGACTGGTTGGCACTGTTTTCCACACCGGAA CTGCAAAGACTTATATCGGGCGATACATCGCCACTGGATTTGAAGGATCTGCGCAAACATACCCAGTATTATGGTGGCTTTCACGACGGTCATCGGGTGGTCGGTTGGCTGTGGGATATTCTTGCCAAAGATTTCACcgaagaggagaaaaaattgTTCCTCAAG tttGTTACGAGCTGTTCGAAACCACCGCTGCTTGGCTTTGCCCATTTGGAGCCACCGTTTTCCATACGTTGCGTGGAGGTGGGCGATGATGAGGACATCGGTGATACGGTCGGTTCGGTCATACGCGGGTTCTTCACCATCCGCAAGAAGGATCCACTGAACCGGCTGCCCACATCGTCCACCTGCTTCAACCTGCTCAAGCTGCCGAATTATCAGAAGAAGAGCATGTTGCGGGATAAGCTGCGATACGCAATATCCAGCAATACCGGGTTCGAGCTGTCGTAA